TCTCTGCCCGAACTCCTGCTaacaacctttttttcttctcttctctgtCTTACCATCCTCTCCTCTCCCCGGTGGTTGCAGACGCTTCGATGTCTCGGTAGTTTAGATAATGCTTAAGCTACCCAAAGgactgaagaagaaaaagaaaggcaaaaagTCGAAGAAAGACCAGGAACTCTTTACCGAGGAGGAGCTCGAGCAGTACCGGCGGGAGCACCAGAACCAGTCGGCGCTCAACTCGGCGGCACCATCGGACAGTGAGGACCAGccgagcggcggcggcggcggcggcggtagtggtagcggtggtggcggcggcaccaGCAGTGGCAGCGGCGTAGCGCCGACCGACAAGCCCGACACCGACGAGGAATGGTCCAAGTTTGCGGCGCTCACCAGTGGCATTGACTCGGTGCTCAAGAAGACGCAGGGCGACCTCGACCGGATCAAGAGCACCTCCTTCTTCCAGAAGGTCCCGACCCGGGTCGAGCAGGAGGCGAAGGAGCGCGAGGAGCGCGAGCGGCGCGAGCAGGAGGAGCGCGAGCGGGCGGCCGAGGAGGCGCGGGCCCGCGAGGAGCAGCGAGCAGCCGAGGAGCTCATCAACGCGGTCGTCGAGCTCTCGGAGTCGGAGCCGAACTCGGAGGCGGAGGCGGAGCAGGACATCTTCGACACCGGGTACATCGATGCGATCGCGAGCGGCGAGCTGCCGATTGCGTACGTACCGGAGTCGCCCGAGCTAGAGTCGTACGAGGGTGAGGCGGATCCGTTCGATACCTCGTACGCGGAGCGCGTCATCAAGGGGCCGGAGGTATCCAAGCGCGGCAAGAAGCTCGTCAGCATCGGCTCGGCCGTTGAGGTGCTGACTGGGCGCGTTGAGAGCGTAGCCGGTGGTTCCACCAAGGGTAATCGACCGCGGCGTGGCATTCAGAATTTGCTGCTCGCGAGCTTCGACGAgagtgagcagcagcagcagcagcagggacgGAGCGAAGGAGAGCCGAGCGTTGGTGGAGAGGGCAGGCAGACTGAGCAGCATTCGGTTGCAGCCGAGCCGCAGTGTTTTAGCTTGCTGGATGACTTTACCGATCTGCCAGCGGACGTACCGATCGATTTGAGCGTTTCGCTACACCTGACActacagaagcagcagcaggaagaggTAGCATCGGCACCGGAGGGCAACGGAGCAGCTCCGGAGCTCGATCTAGACGAGTTTGACGAGCTCAAGAAGCGCACACCGGTCCTAGCGGGAGGTGACGACTTTGAGCTACTGATTGGAGACGCTGGTAAGTTGCAGAAAGCATTTTGGGGCTGGAAAGAGTACTCTTGCCCTCACACACCTCTTTGCACTCTTTTCGTGACAGGTTCAAAGGCAGCAGCGAGCTCCGACCTACCGGTCGTCGATCTAGACGAGTTCGAGCCGGCCGCAGTAGACGACCCGTTCGATACCGGGTTCGTGGAGCGCATCCTACCGGCGACTGCCGTCGAGGACGACGAGTTTGACCCGCGGGCGGAAGAGCCACCGCTCCCCGAGGACGACTTTGACTTTGATCCGCGGGCGGCCGAGCGTGAGTGCAAGCGTCCCAGCACTCCGGACCTCTTCTCGGTCGATCAGCCGCACCGTTCGCTGCCGGTACGGCCGGACCCGCCGGCCAAGGACCTACtgtccggcagcagcaccgacCTAGCCGGTATCGCCCACGCGCCCCTTGAGTGTACGGCGGGGGGTAGTGGAGCAGCACCAGCCGCGACCGTCGATCCGTTCGACACCTCGGACGTCGAGTTTATCGTAGCGCCGGGCCGCACCGAGCTCAAGTTCCTCGAGCAGGAGCTCCTGACCGACGGGCGGCCGGCAGGGCTGAGCCACTCGCTCAGCGATCCGGACTTTGATCCGCGCGCGGACAGTGCGGAGGAGCAGCGCACGGCCGAGGAGGAGCATCGCACGGAGGAAGACTTCCAGTCGCTCGCGCAGCGCAAGTCCTCCCTCAGCCTGCACATCGCGAACGGAGCTGCCCTCTCTGGTGCTGGTAGTAGTGCGAATCGCAGCAAGTCGGTCGTGTTTGCCGTGCCGACGCCCGACCTGCTCAAGCTCGACGGGGAGCAGTCGCTCGCGAAGAAGCCACTCACGCCGTACTACAACCGGGAGCCGTCGCTGCCGGACGCGGACGTCGACCCGTTCGACACCTCGTTCGTGCCGTCGGTCGCGCCCACTCAGCTCGAGCTCAGCCTGCTCGAGCGGGAGCTGAACGGAGCGTCGCTCAACCGGAGCCTGTCCGATCCGGAGTTTGATCCGCGCGCCAGTCCACCCGCCGCTGCGGCGGCCGCTACGTCCGGTGCTGATCTGCTCGGCGTGAGCGAGGGCGAACTACATCTGCAGAAGGTGCTGACGCCTGCGCGCGGCAGTGCGGCAGCGGTCGAGGCCGACCCGTTCGACACGTCCATTGCGGTGAACCTGCAGCCGGGCCGGGCGGAGCTGAAGCTGCTCGAGGACGAGCTGATCCCGCCCGTCGCTGCGGAGTGCGCCGGTACCGTGCCCGACATCCTCTCGGACGGTGCGCCCGAGGCGAGCTCGGTCTTCGTGAAGGTGCTGACACCGCAGGCCAGCAGCGGTTCGCTCGATCTTGCCGGTGGTGCGGAGCAGGAGGAGATCGACCCGTTCGATACGTCGTTCGTGCCGAGCCTGGGACCGGGCCGGGCGGAAATTAAGCTGCTCGAGAGCGAGCTGATCGACCAGCACTAGAAGGTAGAagcggcagcagtagcacatCGCGAGCGCGATGGCGAACCCGTTCCTGATGGACGACGAGCCGCTGGCGGGCAGTGAGCCGACGCCCAACCCGTTCCTGTTCGGGGACGATGGTGGTGCGGCGGACGGTGCCGCCGGCGACGAGTCGGACAACCCGTTCCTGGCGCAGGCCGGGCGCGGCAGCAACCCGTTCGCATTCGGCGGCGAGGATGACGAGGAGATGCCGTCCGCAGCGGCCGTGACGAGCGCGATGGATCTGTTCGGCAGTGCGCCGGACCCGGTCGTGGTGACGTCCGGTGCGCAGCTGTTTCTCGCGAGCGACCACATCATGACGGCGGTCGCACCGAGCGGTGGAGCTGGGGAGCCGAACGCCAACTTCTTCCACACCACGATCAACGAGGAGGACGATCTGATCATCCCGAAGCCGACGCATCTGCACCTCGGCTCGAACACGACCGCCGCCCTGATGGATCCGGACGGGGCCGCCTCGAGCGAGGACGAGCTGACGCGGGGCGGACCGCCCCGCCCGCACAAACCGGTGCCGCCGCGGCCGATACCGCCCTCGACCGCGACCCAGCAGCTGATCAGCTCGATTGCGGACCAGCTCGACCAGACCAGCACGAACCTGCTGCAGAAGATACCGGTGACGCGCACGCCCAGCCCGGTCTCGATGCGGGACCTGCACTCGCCCAGCCCGACGCCGGCCGACTACGGCGAGctggcggcggccgccgccgacAACCCGTTCGCCGACCCTGACCAGCCGCCGGTAGCGGCACTGAGTGGCAGCGTGACGCCGGTGCAGAAGCCGCCGCGTCCGAGGCCGCCCCGCCGCGGCCGGCGCCACCCCGCAGCTCGGTAGCGTCGTCGCCGGTCGCTGCCCCGCCCGGTCCGGCGCCGCCCCAGGAGCCCGACCTGTTCGATCTGTTCGgcacggtggcggtggcggccaAGCCGGCGGCACCGCCCAAACCGCCCGCGCCCAAATCGAAGGAAGACATCCTGTCGCTGTTCTCGCAGCCGGCCCAGCCGACGACGGCGGCGATGGCCCCGCGACCCTCCAAGCCCGATCTGCTCAGCGACGATCTGGACGACTTTCTGGGCGGTCTGCCGGGCGCGGCGACGGGCGGCACCGGGCCGGAGCCCGCCTTCGTGCCCAATTTGGCGGAAAATCTGGCCACCGTCGTGCAGCCGATCGCGACGGTACAGCCACCGGCAGTGGCGGCAGTGCCCCCGCCAAAGCCTCCGCCACCGGCaatcgtgcagcagcagcagcagcagcagcagcaggtggaGGAACCGCTGCCAGCGGAAGAGGAGGCACCGCCGGAGGAGCCGGAGTGCTTCGGGGTGGAGCCGTCGCCCGAGATCGTGCTCGAGGTGGCGCCCGCCTCCGACCCGAGCGACCAGTTCCGCTCGGAGGTGTCGTCCGAGTACAGCCCGACCGGCTCGAACATTACCTCCGGCAACATTCCCAGCTCGGTGTCGGGCAGCATCGTCAACCTGCCGACGCTCGACCGGGCCCCGGTCGAGATGGAGCTGGACGGGGTGGCAGCGGGAGCGGACAGCGACTACGACCGGTCGCAGGTGGAGGAGCAGCACGCCGCCCTGTTCGCGGCGGAACCGATCGCACCGGTGACTGCGCCGCACTACTACGGCGAGACGACGAACCCGGCCGACCAGCTGATCAGCGGCGGCACGAACGGCACCGCGGCCACCGTCAACCCCTTCGCAATggtggacgaggaggaggaggaggcggagGAGCAGCAGGATGTGGTGAATGTTGGACCGACGCCGGGCAGTGGGCTGGCGTACGCGAACGAGCTGTTCGGGGCGACGAAcctcaccaacaacaacaacaacaccagcgtGGCCGAACCGGACGCGTTCGATTCGTTCGCCGCCAAGTTCGAGGGCAAGCAGAGTGGCGGCGGCGCGGGTGATTTCGGGGGGCTCGCGACCACGGGCGGAGGCGCGGGTGGCGGCGCACGGGCGGAGAACATCTTTCTGGACGATGGGCTCGGCGGGACCGGTGCGGCGCTCGAGGTGGATGCGTTCGGTGGGGACGCCTGGGGTACGGGTGGCCCggtcggtggtggcggtggcggcgggtTTGACGAAGCGAAGGGCGATGGGTTCGGCAACGAGGACGGGTTTGACGATCCGTTCCTGAGCATGCAGGCCCCACCGGCACCGGAGGTAAGTGAAAGGGGAAGGGGAAGGGAAGGTGGTTGGTGAAGACGGAACGAGACGTGTTTCGATTTGATGCAAAAGTCAACGTTTATTTAGCAAATTAAGCGCTTTGGTCAGtattgcaaaatgtcactgacatagtcatgacaaatttcgactgcaacaaaataatgtcagcGTCCGGAGCTCtattgtgatgatcagaggtgagattCAGATagttgttgcgaccatcacatgcttggtaaCATTTTGTGttaccaactcttggtcagttacttggtcgcgacattttctgcCGGTGATCATCACGACAGTCATGGGCAATATGCAGTTCGTTCGAGCGCTCCAAGAAATAAAATGAGCATGGTTTCTCGCTCTATTTGACCCGACAGACCATCAAAGCCGACAGAGCTAGAAAGAATGCACATTTTGTTGCTTAGGAccacacgccaagtatattccaagaatgtcgtgataaTCACCGACAGAacatgtcgtgaccaagtaagttgggtgctaaacaaaatgtcaccaagcatgtgattgatccactaactgtttgagtctcacctctgatcatctcagttgtgtacgtgagctgatttgagcttcgtttcagtcatgagtgttggtgactgaaaccagtgacatttggcagcactgtacacagccagaaaaaaatgatgatcatgattgcaccggcattaagctcagcttgtcagtcacAGTTTCGCGTTTGATTCAAGCACTTGCTGTCGTTttgggcatgtcatgacgcactttgattgagtatcagcaatgagcagcAAGCTGTATTCATTGTTTTCATTGGTGAATTTCTCGTGtagctcatgacattttgcagcactggctCTAAATGTAAAGCCATAATGGCGATAAGTTAcgtaattttttgttttcttttgatgCAAAATGTAGTTCCTGAAGAGAAGTTTCTTTTTCTATCAGTTTTGGTGATTGATGGCTTGTTTTGAGAGCTACAAGATGTACAAGACTAGGGATTAGAAAGCAAGAAGGAAGCACTAGTTGGGAAAATTCATTTGAAATGATGAGAAAGACAAAGATACACAAGGATCAGGTCTGAAGTTCGAATAGAGAATCCAGACATGCAGCTACCCGATTGGAGATATTGAACAGTATCAAGCATCTAAACTGTGATTGAAGAATACACTATTCAAGTAAAGCAACCGAAATACGTCTCGTGGTTAAAGCCTAATGCACTTCTAGTCCCTGTCTTAACGAGTTTTTCTAtctacaaacaacaaaaaacagggcACACCGTTTGGCAGATCGCACTCGCGCGATTCGGACGAAGGAGGCCGTGAGTTCAACGTGGTGATTCGGCCGAAGGAGGGCGTCGAGACGCACTATTCCGCGCTGGCCCTAGCGCCACCGCCCAAGAGCCCGCAGACGGCTTCCATCTACTCGGGCGACTCGTCGCCGCGCGTCAATCCGTTCGAGCGCAGTGACGAAGCAGAACCCATCCCTGTGAGCCTGCCGGACAGTAAGACACTCACATCGCTCTTGCCCCAGCTAAGAATCTCTGAACTctcatcctctctctctttcttcgcTTGCTTCTCTACAGAGCCGCAGCTGGAGCGTACCGATTCGCAAGAGACACCGCCGACGCCCCTGTtcgacgaggacgtgtcgcAACCGCTGGAGGACTTCCCGCGCGTCATCTACCACGGCGACGGGTGGGAGATGCAGCTCCGCCAGccgaacaagaagaagatcaCCGGTCAGCGGTTCTGGAAGAAGATCTACATCCGGCTGGTGTACCAGGGCGACAGCCcggtgctgcagctgctgaacGCGGCCACCGACAAGGAACCGTTCCAGGAGCTGCCGCTGCAGGCCTGCTACTCCGTGTCGGAGATCGGCGCCCAGCAGTACGACAACTTTGGCAAAATCTTCACGATCAAGCTGCAGTACGTGTTCTACAAGGAGCGGCCGGGCGTGCGGCCCGGCCAGGTGACCAAGGCGGAGCGGCTCACCAACAAGCTGAGCCAGTTCGCGGCGTACGCGATCCAGGGCGACTACCAGGGCGTGAAGGAGCTCGGCAGCGACCTGAAGAAGCTCGGGCTGCCGGTCGAGCATGCGCCCCAGATCTCGCAGCTGTTCAAGCTCGGCTCGATGAACTACGAGGACATGAAGCAGTTTTCCGTGTGCATCGAGGAGGCCCTGTTCAAGATGAACGTGCACCGGGACCGGGCGCTCACGTACAAGACTGAGGAGGTGCAGGTGACGGCGGTCGACGAGCTGTACGTCGAGCAGGACGCGGAGGGGCACGTGATGAAGCAGATCGCGCGCGTCCGGCTGTTCTTCCTCGCGTTCCTCACTGGTAGGTGATCGTCGACAACTTCTCATTTAACTCTTTTTGGTGACTTCCAACACTCACAGTGAGTTGAATCGCTTGAAAGCGACACGGTAGATTTGAGAGTAGAATCATGACTCAAGTGAAGTAACTCTCCGGATGCACAAGCAACTCACTGTACTGAATCAAATAACTCACTTGAGAGTTAAACTACGAGTTACAAGTCTGCGTCGCCCAAAAACTCACTTACTAAGATTCAATGAGTTAACTCACGCACTCTTTAGTAACTCACGCAATAGAGTGCTCGCTTCTCATTAACTTCATTTAACACTCcacttttctgttttgttttcctccttcACCCCCACCCGAAGGCATGCCGGACATTGAGCTCGGCGTGAACGACCTGTGGCGCCAGGGCAAGGAGGTCGTCGGCCGCCACGACATCATACCGGTCGTGACGGAGGAGTGGATCCGGCTGGAGGGTGTCGAGTTTCACAGCTGCGTCCAGCAGGACGAGTACGAGCGGAGCCGCACGATCAAGTTCAAGCCGCCGGACGCGTGCTACATCGAGCTGATGCGGTTCCGCATCCGGCCGCCGAAGAACCGCGAGCTGCCGCTCCAGCTGAAGGCGACCTGGTGCGTGACCGGCAACAAGGTGGAGCTGCGGGCGGACGTGCTGGTGCCGGGCTTTGCGTCCCGCAAGCTTGGCCAGATCCCGTGCGAGGACGTCTCGATCCGGTTCCCGATACCGGAGTGCTGGATCTATCTGTTCCGCGTCGAGAAGCACTTCCGGTAGGTTTTGAGCGGGGGCTGGGACAATATGTGAGTGGGTTTTAATGCTATCTCTCCCGCTCTCTATCAGATATGGTTCGGTCAAGTCCGCTCACAGACGCACGGGCAAGATCAAGGGCATTGAGCGGATTCTCGGCACGGTCGACACGCTGCAGGAGTCGCTGATCGAGGTCACGTCCGGGCAGGCGAAGTACGAGCATCACCATCGGGCGATCGTGTGGCGGTGCCCCCGGCTGCCGAAGGAGGGCCAGGGCGCGTACACGACGCACCAGCTCGTCTGCCGGATGGCGCTGACTAGCTTCGACCAGATCCCGGAGCAGCTCGCACCGTACGCGTACGTCGAGTTTACGATGCCCGCGACCCAGGCCTCGCACACCACGGTCCGGTCGGTCAGTGTGCAGGACTCGGAGAGTGACGAGCCGCCGGAGAAGTACGTGCGCTATCTCGCCCGCCATGAGTACCGGTAAGTGTTTGCAGAAGCATATCTGGTACAGTAGCACTGCAGCAATTCGCTATATTCTCTCTTGCATCGACAGTGTCGGCATCGAGCATACTACTGGCGAGTCGTTGAACCCGTACCTAGCGGCGACCACCGTGACGAAGCAACCGATCCAGGAGGAGCAACCGATGGCGACCACACCGATCGCACCGagcgattctgattccgattccaactAAAGGGAGGGAATTCCTTTGATCCTACGCAACCCTCTAACGTGAAAGCAGAAGAGGCCAAGCAGACGGTTAGCGTGGTTAGGGACGTTACAATATTACTGAAATACTCATCACAGGTTCCCCGCAAGCAAGGACACTAACCTTACTCCCCGTACGTATTGATAAACAAGataaacacacagacaaacaaaaacccaacaaATCGCATACGATGCGCACGTATTACATTACACTATAGAAACAATATAGCTGTTATTGAATTATATTAGTTGGACAATAAACGACACAGACACGAGCCACTGGTAGgttatagagagagagagagagagctagagAGAGCTAGAGAGCGAACGAGGCTAGTGTATACACTCGCACAGCTGTCACAGACACTGGCCACCCAAGCGCTGAGTGACCTGGTGCCTGTGACGCGTCGAGTTAGTGCAGTTAGTAGCAGCAATATACATTTAGCATTTACAAACAACAGCCCCAAAATCGAAAGCAGCACGAAggtgacacaaacacacagcaaaatagcgcgcgcgtgtgtgtgtgtgtgctggtgggtATGCGCGtgcgggttgtgtgtgtgtgatgtgtgtgttgcagAGTAAGATATTAATTAGGACCCGCCCTACGACGGGAACGTAAACCATCACTacagacgcgcgcgcgtgctctCCTGtacacaccagcaccagcacacaTGCTGCGTGTACGGATGAAGGGGGAAAAACAGATCGTACTCTAGTGTGTCTCTATctagctgtgtttgtgtgttacgGCGAGCGTTACTTTTACCGTTACTTAGAGTGCTCTGCCCACGACCCTCACTGGTACCGCTTACGTGTTTGCGATTGTCGTCGCTTGAACTAATCCGCCATCTGCatctgctgtgctgtgtttgctTCCCTACCATACCCCCCATGTCCCCTTCCCCGCGGTGAGCGTCTCACTGTACATATGACATATTGTACTGTCACTATATATCTGACAGTCTGTTCCGCAGTTCCGCGAAGCCGCAGTTCGCGGCTTCTCTACATGTGATGATGGATGGTGAGGATGGGGATTCACACTTCACAGTTCAGGCGAGACAGTTTGAGGCGTGTACGGGCTAGTTTAGTATATTACATAACTCGCTTCCTATTATAGCATTATTGGCAGCTAACCGACCCAATCGACCAATCGGCCCAGAGTAGCCTGGGAATTCGTGTGCTtagacaaaaccaaaaaaaggaagaaaagaaaaaaaaaacaataatgcaCCAGACGGTATCGGTTTGTtacgtttttgtgttgtgacACACGCACTCAGCACACCAGCACAGCAGCAACCACTTCTTTCCCCTTGCGCAACAATGCAGGTGTGTAGGAGGTTAGTTTATTTCAAAAGACAGGCTTGCGCTGGAGGACGTAACGCCGGTGCGCGTTACGCGTTGCGTTACACAGCCATTGGCTTTTTATCTGCAATCTGGTTTCAATCAGTTAGTCGAGGTGTAAGTGCGCGCGCgggtgtgtatgagtgtgctTTCTAGGTTCGTATGGTTACATATCATTAGACATTCCAAGCAAAAACCGAAAATTCCTGGCAATCCCCGTTGTACGTTCcacttttgttttgccagCGATGGGGGATTGCAATACACCCCTACCCGTTACCTTCcttgtctgtgtgcgtgttgtcTCTTGCGTTACGCCTCAGTATACACTAAGTTTAATGCCATTCTCTGGCTCGCAGGCGGCAACTGCATGGAGGCTGACGTGGCGTCGTTGTTTGTTGAACGCGGTGGATGATGTTATAGTTTTTGCGTTAGGATTCCTGTAACCCCCACTACCCCCCCTCCTTCCCACACAGATGGGCACGTTATTGTTGGTGCAAGCAAGATATTAGCGTGTGCGCGAAGTATGTGGCGCCCGCATGAGAAGATGATGAGTGATTATACGcatgaaaatataaatatatatatacacacacatggttcATAACATTAAATGACCTTGATTGAACAAAACCCGTAGCGAAtataaagcaaaaacacatgacaacttatatatatacatagtGAAAGAATGGCAAACGTACGTGTGTAATATGGTTGATTAAATATAGAACTGCTATTgctaaaagattaaaaaaccGAATAGAAAAGACAGGAACAAACGAAACATCCCGAAACATAAGGATAGTGGATAGGTGGAAGGACAGACATCAAAAGAAGGAAGACAAACGAGCGAGTAAAGAGTGGGGAAAATGGGGCGAGCAGAGCTGATAATATCGCGCAATAAATACAACTCGACAGTTGCAGAtgcaaaaagaaatgaaggTACAGACAGACGAAGCTAGATGCGGAAacaatatacatatatacatagatatattatatataaatGAGAAAGGAAACCAAAACTAGATATATATGACGATATACATAGAGCGAGATGTACTAGCGAGTCGTACGCGCAAGTGGTCACCAGTTGAAGCGACAACACTACAGTTTCCAACACTATTTTGCTCGATCTGTGTTGGCGATCTGGTGGCTCTTTAAGATCTGTTCAAGGATGAaagctagagagagagagagaaagtagCTCTACAACTACTACACACGCAATGACAGTTCAGTATTCTTTGCGCCCAGGGTTCCTGTGTGTCCTCTCAGCCCTCCCGCTGTAGTGTGTTCGTATCGGGACATGGtaacagaacaacaacaaaacaagttaTTAAACCACGACTACACAACCAAAACATGagatgagcagcagcaaaaggatACAGGCGAAATCATAACGTACGAAATTTGCGAACATATtcatatatacatacatatagcTATCCCTTACCTGGTCAGGGGGAGGGTTACTAATATTACATTTAAAAGAAATCAACTGGACAGAAAACAAAGAGTGTTACAAACAAGCAACCTAAACCATGTAGTGTGTCATTGtgtccccctcccctccaaAACCTCATTTCTCCCCTGCTCCCTTCACCAGGAACATTGTTGTGAAATATTGGCA
The Anopheles arabiensis isolate DONGOLA chromosome X, AaraD3, whole genome shotgun sequence DNA segment above includes these coding regions:
- the LOC120905719 gene encoding protein stoned-A, which codes for MLKLPKGLKKKKKGKKSKKDQELFTEEELEQYRREHQNQSALNSAAPSDSEDQPSGGGGGGGSGSGGGGGTSSGSGVAPTDKPDTDEEWSKFAALTSGIDSVLKKTQGDLDRIKSTSFFQKVPTRVEQEAKEREERERREQEERERAAEEARAREEQRAAEELINAVVELSESEPNSEAEAEQDIFDTGYIDAIASGELPIAYVPESPELESYEGEADPFDTSYAERVIKGPEVSKRGKKLVSIGSAVEVLTGRVESVAGGSTKGNRPRRGIQNLLLASFDESEQQQQQQGRSEGEPSVGGEGRQTEQHSVAAEPQCFSLLDDFTDLPADVPIDLSVSLHLTLQKQQQEEVASAPEGNGAAPELDLDEFDELKKRTPVLAGGDDFELLIGDAGSKAAASSDLPVVDLDEFEPAAVDDPFDTGFVERILPATAVEDDEFDPRAEEPPLPEDDFDFDPRAAERECKRPSTPDLFSVDQPHRSLPVRPDPPAKDLLSGSSTDLAGIAHAPLECTAGGSGAAPAATVDPFDTSDVEFIVAPGRTELKFLEQELLTDGRPAGLSHSLSDPDFDPRADSAEEQRTAEEEHRTEEDFQSLAQRKSSLSLHIANGAALSGAGSSANRSKSVVFAVPTPDLLKLDGEQSLAKKPLTPYYNREPSLPDADVDPFDTSFVPSVAPTQLELSLLERELNGASLNRSLSDPEFDPRASPPAAAAAATSGADLLGVSEGELHLQKVLTPARGSAAAVEADPFDTSIAVNLQPGRAELKLLEDELIPPVAAECAGTVPDILSDGAPEASSVFVKVLTPQASSGSLDLAGGAEQEEIDPFDTSFVPSLGPGRAEIKLLESELIDQH
- the LOC120905718 gene encoding LOW QUALITY PROTEIN: protein stoned-B (The sequence of the model RefSeq protein was modified relative to this genomic sequence to represent the inferred CDS: inserted 1 base in 1 codon), with protein sequence MANPFLMDDEPLAGSEPTPNPFLFGDDGGAADGAAGDESDNPFLAQAGRGSNPFAFGGEDDEEMPSAAAVTSAMDLFGSAPDPVVVTSGAQLFLASDHIMTAVAPSGGAGEPNANFFHTTINEEDDLIIPKPTHLHLGSNTTAALMDPDGAASSEDELTRGGPPRPHKPVPPRPIPPSTATQQLISSIADQLDQTSTNLLQKIPVTRTPSPVSMRDLHSPSPTPADYGELAAAAADNPFADPDQPPVAALSGSVTPVQKPPRPRPXPPRPAPPRSSVASSPVAAPPGPAPPQEPDLFDLFGTVAVAAKPAAPPKPPAPKSKEDILSLFSQPAQPTTAAMAPRPSKPDLLSDDLDDFLGGLPGAATGGTGPEPAFVPNLAENLATVVQPIATVQPPAVAAVPPPKPPPPAIVQQQQQQQQQVEEPLPAEEEAPPEEPECFGVEPSPEIVLEVAPASDPSDQFRSEVSSEYSPTGSNITSGNIPSSVSGSIVNLPTLDRAPVEMELDGVAAGADSDYDRSQVEEQHAALFAAEPIAPVTAPHYYGETTNPADQLISGGTNGTAATVNPFAMVDEEEEEAEEQQDVVNVGPTPGSGLAYANELFGATNLTNNNNNTSVAEPDAFDSFAAKFEGKQSGGGAGDFGGLATTGGGAGGGARAENIFLDDGLGGTGAALEVDAFGGDAWGTGGPVGGGGGGGFDEAKGDGFGNEDGFDDPFLSMQAPPAPEGTPFGRSHSRDSDEGGREFNVVIRPKEGVETHYSALALAPPPKSPQTASIYSGDSSPRVNPFERSDEAEPIPVSLPDKPQLERTDSQETPPTPLFDEDVSQPLEDFPRVIYHGDGWEMQLRQPNKKKITGQRFWKKIYIRLVYQGDSPVLQLLNAATDKEPFQELPLQACYSVSEIGAQQYDNFGKIFTIKLQYVFYKERPGVRPGQVTKAERLTNKLSQFAAYAIQGDYQGVKELGSDLKKLGLPVEHAPQISQLFKLGSMNYEDMKQFSVCIEEALFKMNVHRDRALTYKTEEVQVTAVDELYVEQDAEGHVMKQIARVRLFFLAFLTGMPDIELGVNDLWRQGKEVVGRHDIIPVVTEEWIRLEGVEFHSCVQQDEYERSRTIKFKPPDACYIELMRFRIRPPKNRELPLQLKATWCVTGNKVELRADVLVPGFASRKLGQIPCEDVSIRFPIPECWIYLFRVEKHFRYGSVKSAHRRTGKIKGIERILGTVDTLQESLIEVTSGQAKYEHHHRAIVWRCPRLPKEGQGAYTTHQLVCRMALTSFDQIPEQLAPYAYVEFTMPATQASHTTVRSVSVQDSESDEPPEKYVRYLARHEYRVGIEHTTGESLNPYLAATTVTKQPIQEEQPMATTPIAPSDSDSDSN